From a region of the Castanea sativa cultivar Marrone di Chiusa Pesio chromosome 10, ASM4071231v1 genome:
- the LOC142614313 gene encoding uncharacterized protein LOC142614313 isoform X2, with amino-acid sequence MDPRYCEERLRDEVIYLHSLWHQGPPPRPTPTPPPLYHTPTPTFYYQQQQQHTPPLPLPIPNLTPHYPLYHHQHHYHQPPPIPQPLFTQTGKRVRESDPPPDSGPEWPCLKDPPPQTSSGSAWPPMKKPTLPTATATTTTTQPLSAESQAYQIQHKAFQPCREFLLVKDEDGDEASQDGSSSSSGNEEVDEEEEEEEEEDDELSFFFKLFSEDCELRGYYLKNRDNGDFYCLVCGAIGKKAWKKFKGCVSLLHHATSILKTKRKRAHRAFAQVVCKLLGWDFHRIPNIVFKPQPQPLQLQGGPEGIAVDSKDDSDDVKKDNVAASVNGIEQFDNSISQVTVSNGENANPNHPQHTPTSIPNPNSSPHYPLHHHHPLAPFPQSQLLTQTRKRVGESDPPLDSGPEQPCPQDPPPETSRGWHSMKEPVSTLQPLSAEDQARQMQYKALQPCREFLLARNEDEDKTSEDGNSEEDEEELHFFLKLFSEDRELRSCYEKCYESGDFYCLVCCGTGKTVWKKFKGCVGLLQHSTSILKTKRKRAHRAFAQVICKVLGWDLHRLSARLGSSSASHYCVGLLQLQGGPQEIADDGKDDDDVVKKDNAAACVNGNIGETNAVSVAASSGEVAAASVNAMQLIEKIFEVHRIVLSINESFYED; translated from the exons ATGGATCCTCGTTATTGTGAAGAAAGGCTGAGAGATGAGGTAATCTACCTTCACTCTCTGTGGCACCAAGGCCCTCCACCAAGACCCACACCCACACCTCCACCTTTGTATCACACTCCGACCCCCACTTTCTAttaccaacaacaacaacaacacactcctcctcttcctcttcctatTCCAAACCTCACTCCCCATTATCCATTGTATCACCATCAACACCATTACCACCAACCCCCTCCTATCCCACAACCCTTGTTCACCCAAACAGGAAAGAGAGTCAGAGAGTCCGACCCGCCTCCTGATTCGGGTCCCGAATGGCCATGCCTCAAAGACCCACCTCCCCAAACTTCATCTGGGTCTGCTTGGCCTCCCATGAAGAAGCCCACACTgccaacagcaacagcaacaacgACAACAACTCAACCCTTATCGGCCGAAAGCCAAGCCTATCAAATTCAGCACAAGGCTTTCCAACCTTGCCGTGAATTTCTCCTCGTCAAGGATGAAGATGGAGATGAGGCTAGCCAAGACGGGAGTTCTTCATCTTCGGGAAatgaagaagttgatgaagaagaagaagaagaagaagaagaagacgacgaATTGAGCTTCTTTTTTAAGTTGTTTTCGGAGGACTGTGAGTTGAGGGGTTACTATTTGAAAAACCGTGATAATGGAGATTTTTATTGTCTTGTTTGTGGTGCAATAGGAAAGAAGGCGTGGAAAAAATTCAAGGGTTGTGTTAGCCTTCTTCACCATGCCACTTCTATTTTGAAGACTAAGCGAAAACGGGCTCATAGGGCTTTTGCTCAGGTTGTTTGTAAGCTTCTTGGTTGGGATTTTCATCGGATTCCCAACATTGTCTTCAAACCTCAGCCTCAGCCTCTGCAGCTCCAG GGTGGCCCTGAGGGAATTGCTGTTGATAGTAAGGATGACTCTGATGATGTTAAAAAGGATAATGTAGCAGCCTCTGTCAATGGTATTGAACAATTTGACAATTCAATCTCCCAAGTCACTGTCAGTAATGGTGAAAATGCAAACCCCAATCATCCCCAACACACTCCAACTTCTATTCCTAATCCAAACTCCAGTCCCCATTATCCATTGCATCACCATCACCCCCTAGCCCCATTCCCACAATCTCAACTCCTCACCCAAACAAGAAAGAGAGTCGGAGAGTCTGACCCGCCACTGGATTCAGGTCCCGAGCAGCCTTGCCCCCAAGACCCGCCTCCTGAAACATCGCGTGGTTGGCATTCCATGAAGGAACCTGTTTCCACTCTTCAACCCTTATCGGCTGAAGACCAAGCCCGCCAAATGCAGTACAAGGCATTACAACCCTGCCGTGAATTTCTCCTCGCCAgaaatgaagatgaagataaaaCTAGCGAAGATGGGAATtctgaagaagatgaagaagagtTGCACTTCTTTTTGAAGTTGTTTTCAGAGGACAGGGAGTTGAGGAGTTGCTATGAGAAGTGCTATGAAAGTGGGGATTTTTATTGTCTTGTTTGTTGTGGAACAGGGAAGACGGTGTGGAAAAAGTTCAAGGGTTGTGTTGGCCTTCTTCAGCATTCCACTTCTATTTTGAAGACTAAGAGAAAGCGCGCCCATAGGGCTTTTGCTCAGGTTATTTGTAAGGTTCTAGGTTGGGATCTTCATCGGCTTTCTGCTAGGTTGGGATCTTCATCGGCTTCCCACTATTGTGTTGGCCTTCTGCAGCTCCAG GGTGGCCCTCAGGAAATTGCTGATGATGgtaaagatgatgatgatgttgttaAAAAGGATAATGCAGCTGCCTGTGTGAACGGCAATATTGGTGAAACTAATGCAGTTTCTGTTGCTGCTAGTAGTGGTGAAGTTGCAGCAGCCTCTGTCAACG CGATGCAATTGATAGAGAAGATTTTTGAGGTTCATCGTATAGTGTTGTCAATTAATG AATCCTTTTACGAAGACTGA
- the LOC142614313 gene encoding uncharacterized protein LOC142614313 isoform X1, giving the protein MDPRYCEERLRDEVIYLHSLWHQGPPPRPTPTPPPLYHTPTPTFYYQQQQQHTPPLPLPIPNLTPHYPLYHHQHHYHQPPPIPQPLFTQTGKRVRESDPPPDSGPEWPCLKDPPPQTSSGSAWPPMKKPTLPTATATTTTTQPLSAESQAYQIQHKAFQPCREFLLVKDEDGDEASQDGSSSSSGNEEVDEEEEEEEEEDDELSFFFKLFSEDCELRGYYLKNRDNGDFYCLVCGAIGKKAWKKFKGCVSLLHHATSILKTKRKRAHRAFAQVVCKLLGWDFHRIPNIVFKPQPQPLQLQGGPEGIAVDSKDDSDDVKKDNVAASVNGIEQFDNSISQVTVSNGENANPNHPQHTPTSIPNPNSSPHYPLHHHHPLAPFPQSQLLTQTRKRVGESDPPLDSGPEQPCPQDPPPETSRGWHSMKEPVSTLQPLSAEDQARQMQYKALQPCREFLLARNEDEDKTSEDGNSEEDEEELHFFLKLFSEDRELRSCYEKCYESGDFYCLVCCGTGKTVWKKFKGCVGLLQHSTSILKTKRKRAHRAFAQVICKVLGWDLHRLSARLGSSSASHYCVGLLQLQGGPQEIADDGKDDDDVVKKDNAAACVNGNIGETNAVSVAASSGEVAAASVNGIEQLENSTSVVTVSNSEKAFSINGNSNSGENMVSVDGDHSDAIDREDF; this is encoded by the exons ATGGATCCTCGTTATTGTGAAGAAAGGCTGAGAGATGAGGTAATCTACCTTCACTCTCTGTGGCACCAAGGCCCTCCACCAAGACCCACACCCACACCTCCACCTTTGTATCACACTCCGACCCCCACTTTCTAttaccaacaacaacaacaacacactcctcctcttcctcttcctatTCCAAACCTCACTCCCCATTATCCATTGTATCACCATCAACACCATTACCACCAACCCCCTCCTATCCCACAACCCTTGTTCACCCAAACAGGAAAGAGAGTCAGAGAGTCCGACCCGCCTCCTGATTCGGGTCCCGAATGGCCATGCCTCAAAGACCCACCTCCCCAAACTTCATCTGGGTCTGCTTGGCCTCCCATGAAGAAGCCCACACTgccaacagcaacagcaacaacgACAACAACTCAACCCTTATCGGCCGAAAGCCAAGCCTATCAAATTCAGCACAAGGCTTTCCAACCTTGCCGTGAATTTCTCCTCGTCAAGGATGAAGATGGAGATGAGGCTAGCCAAGACGGGAGTTCTTCATCTTCGGGAAatgaagaagttgatgaagaagaagaagaagaagaagaagaagacgacgaATTGAGCTTCTTTTTTAAGTTGTTTTCGGAGGACTGTGAGTTGAGGGGTTACTATTTGAAAAACCGTGATAATGGAGATTTTTATTGTCTTGTTTGTGGTGCAATAGGAAAGAAGGCGTGGAAAAAATTCAAGGGTTGTGTTAGCCTTCTTCACCATGCCACTTCTATTTTGAAGACTAAGCGAAAACGGGCTCATAGGGCTTTTGCTCAGGTTGTTTGTAAGCTTCTTGGTTGGGATTTTCATCGGATTCCCAACATTGTCTTCAAACCTCAGCCTCAGCCTCTGCAGCTCCAG GGTGGCCCTGAGGGAATTGCTGTTGATAGTAAGGATGACTCTGATGATGTTAAAAAGGATAATGTAGCAGCCTCTGTCAATGGTATTGAACAATTTGACAATTCAATCTCCCAAGTCACTGTCAGTAATGGTGAAAATGCAAACCCCAATCATCCCCAACACACTCCAACTTCTATTCCTAATCCAAACTCCAGTCCCCATTATCCATTGCATCACCATCACCCCCTAGCCCCATTCCCACAATCTCAACTCCTCACCCAAACAAGAAAGAGAGTCGGAGAGTCTGACCCGCCACTGGATTCAGGTCCCGAGCAGCCTTGCCCCCAAGACCCGCCTCCTGAAACATCGCGTGGTTGGCATTCCATGAAGGAACCTGTTTCCACTCTTCAACCCTTATCGGCTGAAGACCAAGCCCGCCAAATGCAGTACAAGGCATTACAACCCTGCCGTGAATTTCTCCTCGCCAgaaatgaagatgaagataaaaCTAGCGAAGATGGGAATtctgaagaagatgaagaagagtTGCACTTCTTTTTGAAGTTGTTTTCAGAGGACAGGGAGTTGAGGAGTTGCTATGAGAAGTGCTATGAAAGTGGGGATTTTTATTGTCTTGTTTGTTGTGGAACAGGGAAGACGGTGTGGAAAAAGTTCAAGGGTTGTGTTGGCCTTCTTCAGCATTCCACTTCTATTTTGAAGACTAAGAGAAAGCGCGCCCATAGGGCTTTTGCTCAGGTTATTTGTAAGGTTCTAGGTTGGGATCTTCATCGGCTTTCTGCTAGGTTGGGATCTTCATCGGCTTCCCACTATTGTGTTGGCCTTCTGCAGCTCCAG GGTGGCCCTCAGGAAATTGCTGATGATGgtaaagatgatgatgatgttgttaAAAAGGATAATGCAGCTGCCTGTGTGAACGGCAATATTGGTGAAACTAATGCAGTTTCTGTTGCTGCTAGTAGTGGTGAAGTTGCAGCAGCCTCTGTCAACGGTATTGAACAACTTGAAAATTCAACCTCTGTTGTCACTGTCAGTAATAGtgaaaaagcattttctattaATGGTAATAGTAATAGTGGTGAAAATATGGTCTCTGTTGATGGTGATCACAGCGATGCAATTGATAGAGAAGATTTTTGA
- the LOC142614298 gene encoding DNA-directed RNA polymerase II subunit RPB7 gives MFFHIVLERNMQLHPRHFGRNLRDNIVAKLMKDVEGTCSGRHGFVVAITGIENIGKGLIRDGTGFVSFPVKYQCVVFRPFKGEILEAVVTMVNKMGFFAEAGPVQIFVSNHLIPDDMEFQSGDMPNYTTSDGSVKIQKDSEVRLKIIGTRVDATEIFCIGTIKDDFLGVINDPAAA, from the exons atgtTCTTCCACATAGTATTGGAGCGGAACATGCAGCTCCACCCTCGCCACTTCGGCCGCAACCTCCGTGACAACATTGTCGCCAAGCTCATGAAAGATGTCGAGGGCACTTGCag TGGTCGACATGGGTTTGTAGTGGCAATAACTGGAATAGAGAATATTGGGAAAGGGTTGATTCGTGATGGAACTGGGTTTGTGTCCTTTCCAGTGAAGTACCAATGTGTTGTTTTCAGACCCTTTAAAGGCGAGATTTTGGAGGCTGTTGTTACTATGGTCAACAAG ATGGGATTTTTTGCTGAAGCTGGGCCtgttcaaatttttgtttcaaaCCAT TTGATACCGGATGATATGGAATTCCAATCTGGAGATATGCCAAATTATACAACTTCAGACGGATCA GTTAAGATACAAAAGGATAGTGAAGTCCGGCTGAAGATAATTGGAACTCGAGTTGATGCTACAGAAATT TTCTGCATTGGTACCATAAAAGATGATTTCTTGGGTGTGATCAATGATCCTGCAGCGGCTTAG